CCGCCGCCGGGGCTGAACATCACCAGCCGCTCGGCGATGCGGCCCTGGGTGATGCTCAGTCGCTGGGTCGAGTAGCCCAGCTTGGCCACCGCCCGGTCTTCGGGAGGCCGGCCGTACCCGAGACGGGCCAACAATGCGGGGGTGCGCGTGGCCCGACCCATGGCGTCAACCACCAGGTCGGCGGTCAACGTTCGCTGGAATCCGCTGTCGCGTTTGAGGATTCGGACGCCGGTGATGGTGTCGACGGCCCCGATCGGTTCCACCACGTCATGCCCGTCCAGGAAGGTCACGTTCGGCAACGCCTTGACTCGACGGCGCACGTGGAATTCCAGAAACGGCCGGCTGGCCAGACACTGCGTCAGCGGCGACGGATCGGCCAGTGTGCCGGAACGCTTGAACTCGTAGCGCCCGACCCGGCCGTACACCCGTGACAGGTCACCGTCGTCCATGACCACCGCGCCGGCCGTGGCGAGCTCCCCGAGCAGCCCGGGAAACAGCTCCACCAACGCCTGCACGCCGCGTCCGAGGAAGTTATGCACGTGACGGCCCTGGGGGACGCCCTTGCGGTCGGTGGGGTAGTCGGGCAACCAGTCCCGCTCCACCACGCTGACCGACTCGTAGAACTCCGAAAGGACCCGCGCGGCAAGCAAACCCGCCATCCCCGCACCCAGTACCACGGCGTGCTCGCCGACCCGGTCCGGCGAGTCCGCGTTGTTCGTTGTCGAACCCATGCAGCAGTACGGTACACCAAATTTAAGAAAAATAAGAGATTCTTGAGGTTACATTAAGATTCGTGTCGGGTCGCGGTTCGGGACGAGGTCATCCCGCGGCAACCCCGAGCGGTGGTTCCACGCTGGCCGGGGGAAGGCACCCCGACGCCACGACGGCGGTAAGCGCGAGGGCCGCGGCGACAACAACTTTCGCGGTGAAACGTGACATGACTACTCCGTTCGTCCGGCCCCCTGAGGGAACTGTAGAGCCACCGGGCAAATATTTCAATGTTCATTGAAATATTTGCCCGGTGCGGCGATAGTTCGAAGTGCACGGATCGGTCGACCGCGCCGCCACCGCGGTCAGGTATAAACAGGTGCTCCCGGCAGACAAGTCGGCACGACGGCACAGGAGGCGCAGTCAAGTGAGGTCAAAGGTTCCGCCGGCTAAGGTCGCCCGCGTCGCCGGCCGGGTCCGCCACTACCTGTCGCGGTTGCACCGACGCTCCGCGCCGCCAGCGGCGGTGATGCTCGAATTGATCCTGAACGCCTGGATTGCCCAAGCGATCGCGGCCACGGCCGACCTGGGCGTCGCCGACGCCCTGGCGGCGGGGCCGCTGACCGGCCAGCAATTGGCGGACCGGGTCGGCGCCGACGCCGACACGGTGAGCCGGCTCATGCGTGCGCTGGTCGGCATCGGAGTAGTCGGCCGGCGCCGCGACGGGCGCTACGAACTCACCCCCCTCGGGGACACGCTGCGCACCGACGCCCCGGTGTCGATGGCCGGGATGGCACGGTGGGTCGGCTCGCCACAACATCGCGAGCACTGGAGTCACCTGACCGGCGCAATACGAACCGGTCATGCCGTGATCCCGGAGCTGCGCGGCAAACCTATTTTCGAATACCTGGCCGACGAGGCGGAGCTGGCCGAGATTTTCAACGCCGCCATGACCAATCTCTCCGAGATGGCGACCGCGCCACTGACCGCGGCTTACGATTTCAGTTCGTTCGGCACCATCGTCGATGTCGGCGGCGGCCACGGCCGGCTGTTGTCTGCCATCCTGGCGACGGCTCCGAATTCGCGGGGCGTGCTGTTCGATCTCCCGCAGGTGGTGGCGGGTGCGCCAGAGTTGTTGCGCAAGTACGGCGTCGAGGACCGCATCCGGATCGAGGAAGGTTCGTTCTTCGATTTCGTGCCGACCGGCGGCGACGCGTACGTGCTCAAGAACATCATCCACGACTGGCCCGACCAGGACGCCATCCGCATCCTGAACAACATCCGCGCCGCCGTCCGACCCGGCACGCGACTATTGTTGTGCGAGTTCGTCATTCCGGACCACGATCGGGACTTCCCAGGTAAGTGGATCGATCTGGAGATGCTGGTTGCCGTCGCCGCGCGCGAACGCACCGCCAACGAGTACGCCCGGCTGTTCGACCAAGCCGGATTCCGATTCAACCGTGTCGTCGCTTCCGCGTCGCCGCTGAGCATCGTCGAGGCGACCGCGGTCTAGCCGACGGT
This Mycobacterium simiae DNA region includes the following protein-coding sequences:
- a CDS encoding methyltransferase — its product is MRSKVPPAKVARVAGRVRHYLSRLHRRSAPPAAVMLELILNAWIAQAIAATADLGVADALAAGPLTGQQLADRVGADADTVSRLMRALVGIGVVGRRRDGRYELTPLGDTLRTDAPVSMAGMARWVGSPQHREHWSHLTGAIRTGHAVIPELRGKPIFEYLADEAELAEIFNAAMTNLSEMATAPLTAAYDFSSFGTIVDVGGGHGRLLSAILATAPNSRGVLFDLPQVVAGAPELLRKYGVEDRIRIEEGSFFDFVPTGGDAYVLKNIIHDWPDQDAIRILNNIRAAVRPGTRLLLCEFVIPDHDRDFPGKWIDLEMLVAVAARERTANEYARLFDQAGFRFNRVVASASPLSIVEATAV
- a CDS encoding FAD-dependent oxidoreductase gives rise to the protein MGSTTNNADSPDRVGEHAVVLGAGMAGLLAARVLSEFYESVSVVERDWLPDYPTDRKGVPQGRHVHNFLGRGVQALVELFPGLLGELATAGAVVMDDGDLSRVYGRVGRYEFKRSGTLADPSPLTQCLASRPFLEFHVRRRVKALPNVTFLDGHDVVEPIGAVDTITGVRILKRDSGFQRTLTADLVVDAMGRATRTPALLARLGYGRPPEDRAVAKLGYSTQRLSITQGRIAERLVMFSPGGGRPRGLLLAGEHDTWMLTVGQPSAYGEPPADFAAMFAAAEGALPPAICHGLRGAQPIGDAVTYHHTAAVWRRYDRMPRFPSGLLVIGDAVCSLDPSYGQGMTIAALQVLTLRDCLGFGETQLAQRFFGATARYIGATWASNQARDRVDAGPPRSPSGRLGRWTGRAVLNAAANDVVLTERILRVLNLVDPPSRLQDPALLPRIVLGNVRALFARGRRKASRAASPQPGTPVPVIAGC